A part of Candidatus Zixiibacteriota bacterium genomic DNA contains:
- a CDS encoding AAA family ATPase, with protein MNAPAYIAELVGRDQELALLTAVFETVAAGEGRIVLLTGDEGSGKTVLAEAALTRFPGPAFTGRARERSTPPYGPVAAALRECLRHTDVTLVQDSLLPYLALLLPELGPPPEHVDPETIVEAISSTFSAAAADRGAAILFDDLHWADNATLELLPALADRLAAEPIVIIGTYRDDEVSRAHLIRRMRYELRRTRRLEEIAVQPLAHEHAEALIARCLGCRPGPSLTREIVDRTLGIPLFVEEFVRALESGGRLQIESGRAELVPGESVPVPDSVRDAILLRLDGLSPEGRALLDLAAVMGLESDLAALTVLHGGNVPLEELLDRGVLRETETGRAAFRHALIHETVRNQISWSQRLSLHARVGAYLEANGAPPEEVAEHWLAAHESTRARAALLKAAEHSCRLHAYRDAARAIDRALEIWPPGDDDDSRLAAVERFARCAQIGGQLTEAARAWREVVDSPLLEGDFRRRAEALRALATVYGLQGAVEKAVEARRRAAEAFRAADCLGDAASEMLAAALRLNATTQLTAALDAVQQAVAWAELAGLVDIQARALGLKGDILAMQGKYDAGRETAHAGLTLALKHNQTEAASEVYRRLAIALASASDYSASRKVFTTAVDYCRSEGVDVHTQVCLSCMSYVLFMTGDWKRTVEVCSEVLASKASPPGSRVTAEGVLGIVRAYRGEFRMARKNLADCITSARRLNIAAMHMTALWGMALIDDYEGASESAAERYRTLLDFWKQTQDLHDVIPALCSAATFFAGTGHEADTSRCAESLAHIASATGNLEALAGLAYALGELSMLGGKISDSVQQFAQAVQNLDRLEIPIGRAHTEWRYGVALSRAGDNLEAITHLRAGYRTARKLAARPLAARIAEDLAALGETPEERRSIDAAERADKAGLTSRQLEVARLIADGLTNRQIGRKLFLSTRTVDMHVANILSRLDCRSRTDAVRRIADLGLIDKSA; from the coding sequence ATGAACGCACCTGCATACATCGCCGAACTGGTCGGCCGCGATCAGGAACTGGCCCTGCTCACCGCCGTCTTCGAGACGGTGGCGGCCGGAGAGGGGCGGATTGTCCTTCTTACCGGCGACGAAGGCTCCGGCAAGACTGTGCTCGCCGAGGCCGCGCTCACTCGGTTTCCCGGACCCGCCTTCACCGGCCGGGCGCGCGAGCGCTCCACCCCGCCGTATGGTCCGGTTGCCGCCGCGCTTCGCGAGTGCCTGCGACACACCGACGTCACGCTCGTTCAGGACTCTCTTTTGCCCTATCTGGCGCTCCTCCTTCCGGAGTTGGGGCCGCCACCCGAGCACGTAGACCCCGAGACGATCGTGGAGGCAATCTCATCGACCTTCTCCGCCGCCGCGGCCGACCGGGGGGCCGCGATCCTCTTCGATGATCTGCACTGGGCGGACAACGCCACGCTGGAACTTCTGCCCGCGCTCGCCGATCGACTGGCGGCGGAACCGATCGTTATCATCGGCACCTATCGGGACGACGAAGTCTCTCGCGCACACTTGATCCGTCGGATGCGTTATGAACTTCGCCGCACGCGTCGTCTCGAAGAGATCGCGGTGCAGCCGCTCGCGCATGAGCACGCCGAGGCGCTCATTGCGCGCTGTCTGGGTTGCCGCCCCGGGCCATCTCTCACCCGCGAAATCGTCGACCGCACCCTTGGTATTCCCCTTTTCGTCGAGGAGTTCGTCCGGGCGCTTGAATCGGGCGGACGCCTTCAAATCGAATCCGGCCGGGCCGAACTGGTCCCCGGTGAGTCGGTGCCGGTGCCTGACAGTGTGCGCGATGCCATCCTCCTGCGTCTGGACGGCCTGAGCCCGGAAGGCCGCGCTCTCCTGGATCTTGCGGCGGTCATGGGTCTCGAGTCCGATCTCGCGGCGCTGACGGTGCTGCACGGCGGAAACGTACCGCTGGAGGAACTGCTGGATCGCGGTGTCCTGCGCGAGACCGAGACCGGACGAGCCGCCTTTCGCCACGCGCTCATTCACGAAACCGTGCGCAACCAGATCTCATGGTCGCAGCGTCTCTCGCTGCACGCCAGAGTCGGCGCATATCTTGAAGCCAACGGAGCGCCGCCCGAAGAAGTCGCCGAGCACTGGCTGGCCGCCCATGAATCGACACGTGCACGCGCCGCCCTGCTCAAAGCCGCCGAACATTCCTGCCGGCTCCATGCGTATCGCGATGCCGCCCGGGCAATCGACCGCGCCCTCGAGATATGGCCGCCCGGCGATGACGACGACTCCCGTTTGGCGGCGGTGGAGCGCTTCGCCCGCTGTGCCCAGATAGGCGGACAGCTTACCGAAGCGGCACGTGCCTGGCGCGAAGTAGTCGACAGCCCGCTGCTGGAGGGCGACTTCCGACGTCGCGCCGAAGCCCTTCGCGCACTCGCCACGGTCTACGGCCTCCAGGGGGCGGTTGAAAAAGCCGTGGAGGCGCGCCGCCGGGCTGCCGAAGCATTCCGCGCCGCCGATTGTCTTGGCGACGCCGCATCGGAAATGCTCGCCGCCGCCCTGCGCCTTAACGCCACCACGCAGCTGACCGCCGCCCTCGACGCCGTGCAGCAGGCCGTCGCATGGGCCGAGCTGGCCGGCCTTGTCGATATCCAGGCGCGGGCGCTCGGCCTCAAAGGAGACATCCTCGCCATGCAGGGGAAGTACGATGCCGGGCGCGAGACAGCACACGCCGGCCTCACACTCGCACTGAAGCACAACCAGACGGAGGCGGCTTCCGAAGTCTACCGCCGCCTCGCCATTGCGCTGGCCAGCGCCTCCGACTACTCCGCCTCCCGCAAAGTCTTCACGACTGCGGTAGACTATTGTCGTTCGGAGGGTGTCGATGTGCACACGCAGGTCTGCTTGAGTTGCATGTCGTATGTGCTCTTTATGACGGGCGACTGGAAACGAACGGTCGAGGTCTGTTCTGAAGTGCTGGCGTCGAAGGCGTCGCCGCCCGGGTCGCGTGTGACCGCCGAAGGCGTGCTGGGTATTGTCCGTGCCTACCGGGGCGAGTTTCGCATGGCGAGGAAGAACCTTGCCGACTGCATTACCTCAGCCCGGCGCCTGAACATTGCCGCTATGCACATGACCGCGCTCTGGGGGATGGCGCTCATTGACGACTACGAGGGCGCGTCGGAATCCGCCGCCGAGCGCTACCGCACGCTGCTGGATTTCTGGAAGCAGACGCAGGACCTTCACGATGTTATCCCGGCGTTGTGCAGCGCGGCCACCTTCTTCGCCGGAACGGGCCACGAGGCGGACACCAGCCGGTGCGCTGAATCGCTTGCCCACATCGCGTCGGCTACCGGCAATCTCGAAGCGCTGGCCGGGCTTGCGTACGCGCTGGGCGAACTGTCGATGCTCGGCGGAAAAATCTCCGACAGCGTGCAGCAGTTCGCACAGGCCGTGCAGAATCTCGATCGGCTGGAGATACCCATCGGCCGCGCGCATACCGAATGGCGCTACGGCGTAGCGCTGTCTCGGGCCGGTGACAATTTAGAGGCCATCACGCACCTTCGCGCCGGCTACCGCACCGCCCGCAAACTAGCGGCGCGGCCGTTGGCCGCCCGAATCGCGGAAGACCTGGCCGCCCTCGGAGAGACTCCCGAAGAGCGTCGGTCGATCGACGCCGCCGAACGCGCCGATAAGGCCGGACTTACTTCGCGGCAACTCGAGGTGGCCCGCCTGATCGCCGACGGACTCACCAACCGCCAGATCGGCCGCAAGTTGTTTCTGTCCACGCGGACGGTCGACATGCATGTGGCCAATATCCTCAGCCGTCTGGACTGCCGCAGCCGCACCGACGCTGTCCGACGTATCGCCGACCTCGGACTGATCGACAAGAGCGCGTAA
- a CDS encoding class I SAM-dependent methyltransferase: MTYQRPRHYAPTDIIARIRSAADSVGLPVESLTRDDMASFDEFHIGGRDQTRQLARAADVRPGEHVLDIGCGVGGPARTLAAEFGARVTATDVTFEFCRAATWLNRIVGLENRIACVRADASRLPFAAGSFEIVWMQHLCANIADKTGLFEECRRVMRPHGRLALYEVVAGESPGIHFPVFWAESAEHSHLLSKETFFFTVEQAGFEPVSTCDLTGEAVAFFRSAMRIARAVRPPLSPSIIIPVDAGRKAANVLRNLEEGRIEVVSGVFRPR; this comes from the coding sequence ATGACGTATCAACGACCCCGGCATTATGCGCCGACCGATATAATCGCTCGGATACGTTCGGCGGCCGACTCTGTCGGACTGCCGGTGGAATCGCTCACCCGCGACGATATGGCCTCGTTTGATGAGTTCCATATTGGCGGCCGCGACCAGACCCGACAGCTGGCTCGAGCTGCCGATGTTCGACCGGGCGAACACGTCCTCGACATCGGATGCGGGGTCGGCGGTCCGGCACGCACGCTTGCGGCCGAGTTCGGCGCTCGGGTTACGGCGACCGATGTTACGTTCGAATTCTGCCGCGCAGCAACATGGCTCAATCGGATCGTCGGACTGGAAAACCGCATCGCCTGCGTACGCGCCGATGCATCACGGCTGCCGTTTGCGGCGGGAAGCTTCGAGATTGTCTGGATGCAACATCTTTGCGCGAACATTGCAGACAAAACCGGGCTCTTCGAGGAGTGCCGTAGAGTAATGCGGCCGCATGGTCGGCTGGCGCTTTACGAGGTGGTCGCAGGTGAATCGCCGGGTATTCATTTTCCCGTCTTCTGGGCCGAATCGGCCGAACACAGCCACCTCTTGTCAAAAGAGACGTTCTTTTTCACGGTCGAGCAGGCAGGGTTTGAACCGGTGTCGACATGCGATCTGACCGGCGAGGCAGTCGCCTTCTTCCGGTCGGCGATGCGGATTGCCCGAGCGGTGCGCCCTCCTCTGAGCCCTTCAATCATCATACCGGTCGATGCCGGACGAAAGGCTGCCAATGTCCTGCGGAATCTTGAAGAGGGCCGGATAGAAGTCGTGAGCGGGGTATTTCGGCCGCGCTGA
- a CDS encoding L,D-transpeptidase family protein: protein MGIAVAASLAARWHAITTHHERTLARYRESLSVLQDAQLNQSARWAPNAFAQARSQLNAAQAELDSQNQRWLLMRDYSVADSLLASASGQVRETMKLARDAARSERDTVTKRHRELARRIEVRQKDLDTSLFRLDTYRLLTHASTQLDVAANLMDEGHTSEALAALDSCEESLEALKRRLDRHRSEESSRQAEWDEWVSQTLATSKATGTRAIVVDKSAHRLLLVSRGKISKTFSCDLGFNPAVQKIQSGDGATPEGMYRVTWVRPTGSKYYKALMLNYPNDRDRTRFSANRESGLINNSARIGGLIEIHGYGGQGRDWTNGCVALSNEDMDTLMKYVEVGTPVTIVRRSGLVP, encoded by the coding sequence ATGGGCATCGCTGTCGCCGCTTCGCTGGCAGCCCGATGGCACGCGATAACGACCCATCACGAGCGTACGCTCGCCCGTTACCGCGAATCCCTGAGCGTTCTGCAGGACGCGCAGCTCAACCAGTCAGCGCGTTGGGCGCCGAACGCATTCGCTCAGGCGCGGTCGCAATTGAACGCCGCCCAGGCTGAACTCGACAGCCAGAATCAGCGGTGGCTGCTGATGCGGGACTATTCGGTGGCAGACTCACTTCTGGCCAGCGCATCCGGCCAGGTCCGCGAGACGATGAAGCTGGCGCGCGATGCCGCGCGCAGCGAGCGCGACACCGTGACAAAACGTCACCGGGAGCTGGCCCGAAGAATCGAAGTGCGGCAGAAAGACCTCGATACATCGCTCTTCCGCCTCGACACGTACCGCCTGCTCACACATGCCAGCACGCAGTTGGATGTGGCGGCAAATCTGATGGACGAGGGGCACACCAGCGAAGCGCTGGCGGCGCTCGACAGCTGCGAGGAGAGCCTTGAGGCCCTCAAGCGGCGACTCGATCGACATCGTTCCGAGGAATCATCGCGACAGGCCGAATGGGACGAGTGGGTGTCACAGACGCTCGCGACATCGAAGGCAACAGGTACCCGGGCGATAGTCGTGGACAAGTCGGCGCACCGGTTGCTGCTGGTTTCGCGTGGGAAAATCAGCAAGACGTTTTCCTGTGATCTGGGGTTCAACCCGGCCGTACAGAAGATACAGAGCGGCGACGGCGCCACGCCGGAGGGGATGTACCGGGTGACGTGGGTGCGCCCGACAGGGAGCAAGTATTACAAGGCCCTGATGTTGAACTACCCCAATGACCGGGACCGCACGCGGTTCTCGGCCAACCGGGAGTCGGGCCTGATAAACAACAGTGCGAGAATCGGCGGACTTATCGAAATTCACGGCTACGGCGGGCAGGGGCGTGACTGGACCAACGGGTGCGTAGCCCTCTCAAACGAAGATATGGACACACTGATGAAATATGTCGAGGTCGGCACGCCGGTGACCATCGTCCGTCGGTCAGGACTGGTGCCATGA
- a CDS encoding MarR family transcriptional regulator: protein MAVAETQSQEIVIAVLKTAERFRDEFSSVLKVHEITEPQFNVLRILRGSQQQPLSCQQIGERMITRVPDITRLLDRLERRRLVRRERSDFDRRVVQTRITEEGLSLLSALDRPMREYHRTRFLHMTRQELAQLAGLLAKAYQPG from the coding sequence ATGGCGGTAGCTGAGACACAGTCGCAGGAGATAGTGATTGCCGTGTTGAAGACGGCCGAACGATTTCGAGATGAGTTTTCGAGTGTGCTTAAGGTGCACGAGATCACCGAACCGCAGTTCAATGTCCTGCGGATTCTCCGCGGGTCGCAACAGCAGCCGCTGTCGTGCCAGCAGATCGGTGAGCGCATGATTACGCGGGTGCCCGATATTACCCGGCTGCTCGATCGCCTCGAAAGACGCCGGTTGGTCAGGCGCGAGCGAAGCGACTTTGATCGACGGGTGGTTCAGACAAGGATTACGGAAGAGGGTTTATCGCTGCTGTCTGCGCTGGATCGTCCGATGCGCGAATACCATCGGACCCGTTTTCTCCACATGACCCGACAGGAACTGGCGCAGCTGGCGGGCCTGCTGGCCAAAGCATACCAGCCGGGGTGA
- a CDS encoding L,D-transpeptidase, which yields MSRHNLTVWKAGVVALLVAAPLSIGADSLSTSSAPPAVGVTDTTTKTEVRRSRRLPRPYIVIDRYANRLFVRTEDSVLIDAVCSTGSGAMLTDSVTGRRWVFDTPAGKYKVDSKLVDPWWRKPDWAFLEDSLPIPTSEHERFDSEMLGAYAIGFGDGYFIHGTLYERLLGVSVTHGCVRLGADDLEKVFRYVTIGTPVYIY from the coding sequence ATGAGCAGACACAATCTTACCGTCTGGAAAGCGGGGGTTGTCGCGTTGCTCGTTGCAGCACCGCTGTCGATCGGTGCGGATTCGCTTTCGACATCGAGCGCTCCCCCAGCCGTCGGCGTGACGGACACAACGACAAAAACGGAGGTCCGTCGGTCGCGCAGGCTTCCCCGCCCGTATATCGTGATCGATCGCTACGCGAACCGGCTTTTCGTTCGGACCGAGGATTCGGTGCTGATAGACGCCGTGTGTTCCACCGGCTCCGGGGCCATGCTCACCGACAGCGTGACCGGCCGTCGCTGGGTGTTTGATACGCCTGCCGGCAAGTACAAAGTTGACAGCAAGCTGGTCGACCCGTGGTGGCGCAAGCCCGACTGGGCGTTTTTGGAAGACAGCCTGCCCATCCCGACCTCGGAGCATGAACGGTTCGACTCGGAAATGCTGGGGGCGTATGCGATCGGTTTCGGGGACGGTTACTTCATACACGGAACCTTGTACGAACGTCTGCTCGGTGTGAGCGTTACGCATGGGTGCGTGCGTCTTGGCGCCGATGACCTGGAGAAGGTGTTTCGTTATGTCACGATCGGAACGCCCGTCTATATTTACTAA